A genomic window from Diospyros lotus cultivar Yz01 chromosome 2, ASM1463336v1, whole genome shotgun sequence includes:
- the LOC127795180 gene encoding probable alpha-mannosidase At5g13980 — MAIRACLLILFAAASALCAESKFTVYNTSHVVVPGKLNVHLVPHSHDDVGWLKTVDQYYVGSNNSIQGACVQNVLDSLIPSLLADKNRKFIFVEQAFFQRWWRGQSKAMQSTVKQLISSGQLELINGGMCMHDEAAPHYIDMIDQTTLGHRFIKEEFNVTPRIGWQIDPFGHSAVQAYLLGAEVGFDSLFFGRIDYQDRAKRKSEKSLEVVWRGSKSLGSSAQIFAGAFPENYEPPSGFYFEVNDDSPIVQDDIDLFDYNVHERVNAFVAAALSQANITRTNHVMWTMGTDFKYQYAETWFRNMDKLIHYVNQDGRVNALYSTPSIYTDAKYGENESWPLKTDDFFPYADRINAYWTGYFTSRPALKRYVRMMSGYYLAARQLEFFVGRSRTRPTTDSLADALAIAQHHDAVSGTEKQHVANDYAKRLSIGYKEAEELVATSIACLVESTSKSGCRSAATKFEQCPLLNISYCPATEIDLNLGKKLVVIVYNSLGWKRDDVVRIPVINGNATVQDSSGKEIESQLLPLANTSLGIRNLYATAYEGKSPTTEPRYWLAFTASVPPLGFSTYVISAAKQTASSLAAQASYESMRSQSDSIEVGPGNLKLVYSTNEGKLTEYINKKHLVQASIQQSYSYYAAYDGSQDTEYFQASGAYIFRPNYTVPISSKGQIPFTVLRGPIYDEVHQRINSWINQITRVYKEKEHAEVEFTVGPIPVDDGIGKEIVTQVSTTLKSNKTFYTDSNGRDFIKRIRDYRADWKLEVNQPVAGNYYPINLGIYMKDDSKEVSVLVDRSVGGSSIVDGQLELMLHRRLLHDDGRGVAEALNETDCIGDKCFGLTIQGKYYLRIDPLGEGAKWRRSFGQEIYSPFLLAFTEQDGDKWTNFPVPIYSGMDPSYSLPDNIAILTLQELEDGKVLLRLAHLYEIGEDKDLSVVASVDLKKLFHDKKITKITEMSLSANQEKEEMLKKRLVWEVQDSQDEEFKVLRGGPVDPVKQVVELAPMEIRTFIVDLAKLSTLIENSFIL; from the exons ATGGCGATTCGAGCGTGTTTGTTGATTTTGTTTGCGGCGGCGAGCGCTCTGTGCGCGGAATCGAAGTTCACGGTGTACAACACTTCGCACGTCGTTGTGCCGGGGAAGCTCAACGTTCACTTGGTTCCTCACTCGCACGACGACGTTGGATGGTTGAAGACTGTCGACCAGTACTACGTTGGTTCCAACAACTCCATTCAG GGGGCGTGTGTTCAGAATGTACTGGACTCGCTGATTCCATCGTTGCTGGCCGATAAAAATAGGAAGTTCATTTTCGTTGAACAG GCCTTTTTCCAGCGTTGGTGGAGGGGCCAGAGTAAGGCAATGCAGAGTACAGTCAAGCAGCTTATCAGCTCGGGTCAATTAGAGCTCAT AAACGGGGGCATGTGCATGCATGATGAGGCAGCTCCTCATTACATCGACATGATAGATCAGACTACACTTGGGCATCGGTTTATCAAAGAGGAGTTCAATGTGACCCCGAGAATTGGCTGGCAAATTGATCCTTTTGGACATTCTGCAGTGCAGGCTTACCTTTTGGGGGCAGAG gttGGATTTGACTCTCTTTTCTTCGGGCGTATTGACTACCAAGACAGAGCTAAGCGAAAAAGTGAGAAGAGTCTGGAGGTTGTCTGGCGTGGCTCCAAGAGTCTTGGTTCATCTGCGCAG ATTTTTGCTGGTGCATTCCCAGAGAATTATGAACCTCCAAgtggtttttattttgaagttaatGATGATTCCCCTATTGTCCAG GATGATATCGATCTGTTTGATTACAATGTCCACGAGCGTGTCAATGCTTTTGTAGCTGCTGCTTTATCACAG GCTAACATAACACGGACAAATCACGTAATGTGGACCATGGGCACGGATTTCAAGTATCAGTATGCTGAAACATGGTTCAGGAATATGGACAAGCTAATTCATTATGTCAATCAA GATGGACGTGTCAATGCACTATATTCGACCCCATCAATTTACACTGATGCAAAATATGGAGAAAATGAATCATGGCCGCTTAAGACAGATGACTTCTTCCC ATATGCAGACCGTATAAATGCTTACTGGACAGGATATTTTACAAGCAGACCTGCTCTGAAACGCTATGTGAGAATGATGAGCGGCTACTATCTG GCTGCAAGACAATTGGAGTTCTTTGTTGGTAGGAGTAGAACAAGGCCCACTACAGACAGTTTGGCTGATGCTTTAGCAATTGCTCAACATCATGATGCAGTCAGTGGCACTGAAAAGCAACATGTGGCTAATGATTATGCAAAAAGGCTGTCAATAGGCTACAAGGAG GCTGAGGAGTTAGTTGCCACTTCAATTGCCTGTTTGGTAGAATCAACATCAAAATCTGGATGCAGGAGTGCAGCAACCAAGTTTGAGCAG TGTCCGCTTTTGAACATAAGTTATTGTCCAGCAACAGAAATTGATCTAAATCTTGGCAAAAAGTTG GTTGTCATTGTCTACAATTCCTTGGGGTGGAAAAGAGATGATGTTGTAAGAATTCCT GTCATCAATGGGAATGCCACTGTTCAGGATTCCAgtggaaaagaaattgaatcacAACTTCTACCACTTGCTAATACTTCTCTAGGCATTAGAAACTTGTATGCTACTGCATATGAGGGTAAATCTCCAACTACCGAGCCCAGGTATTGGCTTGCATTTACAGCATCTGTTCCACCTCTTGGTTTCAGCACATACGTCATCTCAGCTGCTAAACAGACAG CTTCTAGTTTAGCTGCACAAGCCTCTTATGAGTCCATGCGAAGTCAAAGTGACAGTATCGAAGTAGGCCCTGGAAATCTGAAGCTTGTTTATTCTACCAATGAAGGGAAACTTActgaatatattaataaaaaacacTTG GTCCAAGCATCTATACAGCAATCCTACAGCTATTATGCTGCATATGATGGTAGTCAGGATACTGAGTATTTTCAG GCCTCTGGAGCATATATCTTTCGTCCAAATTATACAGTCCCCATTTCATCTAAAGGGCAg ATTCCCTTTACAGTGTTGCGTGGACCAATATATGATGAAGTCCATCAGAGGATCAATTCATGGATAAATCAG ATCACTAGAGTGTACAAGGAAAAGGAGCATGCTGAAGTTGAATTTACT GTTGGCCCCATACCTGTTGATGATGGAATTGGAAAAGAGATTGTAACCCAGGTTTCAACAACATTGAAAAGCAATAAGACATTTTATACAGATTCTAATGGACGTGATTTCATTAAAAGG ATTCGAGATTATAGAGCTGACTGGAAACTTGAAGTTAACCAACCTGTTGCAGGAAACTACTACCCT ATAAATCTTGGGATCTACATGAAAGATGACAGCAAAGAGGTCTCCGTCTTAGTAGACAGATCTGTGGGTGGATCCAGCATTGTGGACGGCCAACTGGAATTGATGCTTCACAg GAGATTGCTTCATGATGATGGTAGAGGTGTTGCTGAGGCACTAAATGAAACAGATTGCATTGGTGACAAGTGCTTTGGGTTAACA ATCCAAGGGAAGTACTATCTCAGAATTGATCCTCTTGGAGAAGGTGCAAAGTGGCGTCGGTCATTTGGTCAGGAGATATATTCTCCATTTCTGTTGGCCTTCACTGAGCAG GATGGAGACAAATGGACAAATTTTCCAGTGCCAATCTATTCAGGGATGGATCCCTCTTACAGCCTGCCTGATAATATTGCAATACTAACCCTCCAG GAGCTTGAAGATGGAAAAGTGCTTCTTCGGTTGGCACACTTATATGAg ATTGGAGAAGATAAAGATCTCTCAGTTGTGGCAAGCGTGGACTTGAAAAAATTGTTTCATGATAAGAAG ATAACCAAAATTACAGAAATGAGTTTATCAGCCaatcaagaaaaagaagagatgtTGAAGAAAAGATTGGTTTGGGAAGTACAAGACTCTCAGGATGAAGAATTCAAAGTATTGAGAGGAGGTCCTGTTGATCCTGTAAAGCAGGTGGTGGAACTTGCACCAATGGAAATCCGCACCTTCATTGTCGACTTAGCAAAATTGTCGACTTTAATTGAAAACAGCTTCATACTctga
- the LOC127794270 gene encoding trihelix transcription factor ASR3-like translates to MVAEQHENNASSTNGVEGQQAPGEGSTDDKNRMLRHPRWSRQETLILIEGKQMAESRGLKCRRSTSVYASYQLESKWDSISSFCKQHGVNREPVQCRKRWSNILGDFRKIKLWESQVKEVADSFWMMRNDSRRENKLPGFFDREVYDVLDGKSLAATAYPLKGVLIADTRNCCGLKPVLEEEEEAKAIFDSSRHAAADNGLLSDFQQLAQEKDGKSIEEEPRIEDNPTKTDPKPMHVSEITGGKQKGLNFQRGFTSNKGRKRQLSVDGCQGTNLERQLIRALEKNSRMLNVQLEVQNMNYQLEREQWKDQNDSLVAALSKIVDALGKIADKL, encoded by the exons ATGGTGGCAGAACAGCACGAAAACAATGCTTCTTCGACTAATGGCGTTGAAGGGCAGCAAGCACCCGGAGAAGGGAGTACCGATGATAAAAACAGAATGCTGAGGCACCCTCGATGGTCGAGACAAGAAACACTTATCCTCATAGAAGGCAAGCAGATGGCAGAGAGCCGAGGTCTGAAGTGCCGGAGATCCACTTCAGTTTATGCATCATACCAGCTCGAATCCAAGTGGGACTCTATCTCTTCATTCTGCAAACAGCATGGTGTGAATAGGGAACCAGTCCAATGCAGGAAAAGATGGAGTAACATCCTCGGTGATTTCcggaaaataaaattatgggAATCACAAGTAAAAGAAGTTGCAGATTCATTCTGGATGATGAGGAATGATTCTAGGAGGGAGAATAAACTGCCAGGCTTCTTTGACAGGGAAGTATATGATGTTTTGGACGGGAAATCACTTGCTGCAACTGCATATCCCTTAAAGGGGGTCCTGATTGCAGATACAAGGAACTGCTGTGGGTTGAAACCGGTCcttgaagaggaagaggaggccAAGGCAATATTTGATAGCAGCAGACATGCTGCTGCTGACAACGGTCTGTTGTCGGATTTTCAACAGTTGGCACAAGAGAAGGATGGCAAAAGCATAGAGGAGGAACCAAGAATTGAAGATAATCCTACAAAGACAGATCCTAAACCAATGCATGTTTCGG AAATTACAGGAGGAAAACAGAAAGGCTTGAATTTTCAAAGGGGATTTACGTCTAACAAGGGAAGAAAGCGGCAACTATCTGTGGATGGATGTCAAGGCACCAACCTCGAGAGACAATTAATCAGGGCTCTGGAGAAAAACAGTAGAATGTTGAATGTACAACTTGAAGTACAAAATATGAATTATCAACTGGAAAGGGAGCAGTGGAAGGACCAAAATGACAGCTTGGTTGCTGCTCTAAGTAAGATTGTAGATGCCCTAGGAAAAATTGCTGATAAGTTATGA
- the LOC127796048 gene encoding magnesium protoporphyrin IX methyltransferase, chloroplastic, whose protein sequence is MAYSSALSSAIRFHTSSSPNPNPTPRLSPRLIKPNRKTLPLPAAIPPLSTATDVSATFDGATLAVLGGGSVAALAAVLSLADPEKRRQLQAEEVGGSDKEVVKEYFNNSGYQRWKKIYGDTDDVNKVQLDIRIGHAKTVENAILMLTDEGPLQGVTVCDAGCGTGSLSIPLAKKGAIVSASDISAAMVAEAEKQAREELLTGKDENSPAPLMPKFEVKDLESLDGKYNTVVCLDVLIHYPQSKADAMIAHLASLAERRLILSFAPKTFYYDLLKRVGELFPGPSKATRAYLHAEGDVERALHKVGWRIRKRGLITTQFYFSRLIEAVPA, encoded by the exons atggcgtACTCGTCGGCCTTATCATCTGCAATCCGTTTCCACACCAGCTCTAGCCCAAACCCGAATCCTACCCCTAGATTATCTCCGAGACTCATTAAACCTAACCGCAAAACCCTCCCCTTACCGGCCGCCATTCCACCACTCTCCACGGCCACCGACGTCTCCGCCACATTCGACGGCGCAACACTGGCGGTCCTCGGCGGTGGCTCGGTCGCGGCCCTGGCCGCCGTTCTGTCCTTGGCCGACCCGGAGAAGCGCCGGCAGCTGCAGGCGGAGGAGGTCGGCGGCAGCGACAAGGAGGTTGTGAAGGAGTACTTCAATAACTCCGGCTACCAGAGGTGGAAGAAGATATATGGCGATACCGATGACGTCAACAAAGTGCAGCTGGACATACGGATTGGACACGCGAAGACTGTGGAAAATGCCATCTTGATGTTGACAGACGAAGGCCCGCTCCAGGGCGTGACTGTCTGTGACGCCGGCTGTGGCACCGGCAGCCTATCCATTCCGCTGGCCAAGAAAGGGGCTATTGTGTCGGCTAGTGACATATCGGCTGCCATGGTCGCCGAAGCCGAGAAACAG GCAAGAGAAGAGTTGTTAACAGGGAAAGATGAGAACTCACCTGCACCACTAATGCCAAAGTTTGAGGTGAAAGACTTAGAGAGCCTAGACGGGAAATATAACACAGTGGTTTGCCTGGATGTCTTAATCCATTACCCACAAAGTAAAGCTGATGCAATGATTGCTCATCTTGCTTCATTGGCTGAGAGGCGGTTAATTCTGAGCTTTGCCCCAAAGACATTTTACTACGATTTGTTGAAGAGAGTGGGAGAATTGTTCCCAGGGCCCTCAAAGGCAACAAGGGCATATCTACATGCAGAAGGAGATGTAGAGAGGGCATTGCACAAGGTTGGATGGAGGATAAGAAAGAGAGGCCTCATCACAAcacagttttatttttcaaggttAATTGAGGCTGTGCCTGCTTAA